A region of Arabidopsis thaliana chromosome 5, partial sequence DNA encodes the following proteins:
- the CHX9 gene encoding cation/H+ exchanger 9 (cation/H+ exchanger 9 (CHX9); FUNCTIONS IN: monovalent cation:hydrogen antiporter activity, sodium:hydrogen antiporter activity; INVOLVED IN: cation transport; LOCATED IN: integral to membrane; EXPRESSED IN: male gametophyte, pollen tube; CONTAINS InterPro DOMAIN/s: Cation/H+ exchanger (InterPro:IPR006153); BEST Arabidopsis thaliana protein match is: cation/H+ exchanger 10 (TAIR:AT3G44930.1); Has 1807 Blast hits to 1807 proteins in 277 species: Archae - 0; Bacteria - 0; Metazoa - 736; Fungi - 347; Plants - 385; Viruses - 0; Other Eukaryotes - 339 (source: NCBI BLink).), which translates to MTDSQALVPGPSPPHSKAEICYGATFFNISSYGIMEKYETPTVIFGYALPLLELQIILIFVCIVLSHMFLRRIGIPRFVSNILAGLILGPQLLDLLEYSSDRLSLDIPGNVALEGVARLGLVMFTFLMGVKTNKRAVYQIGKRPIVIAVSSFFVTMISGLAFRNFRLDKVDPLYMPLRLAPTERSVIVSIQAVTLLPVITHLVYELKMSNSELGRIAISTAAVSDFLGFLTLVCISYVGTYRYVSPGIANRDIVALIILVLVILFIFKPMAQRIVDMTPEGKPVPKVYLYVTILTAIAASIYLSVFNQMYILGALLVGLAIPDGPPLGSALEARFESLVTNIFFPISIAVMAMKADVVRALYSFDDISFNILLLGLTVVVKWTASFVPCLIFCELPTRESVIIATIMNYKGFVDLCFFDVALRRRNLSRATYTVMIIYVLLNAGILPTIIKALYDPKRKYIGYVKRDIMHLKTNSDLKILTCLHKPDNISGAISLLELLSSPLNNDNKDRGVIAVTALHLVKLAGRTFPILIPHDKRSKARLLQNSYIQTMMLAFTEFQQENWESTTVSSFTAYSHENLMDQDICNLALDHLTSMIIVPSGRKWSPDGEYESDDIMIRRVNESLLDLAPCSVGILNYRGYNKGKKKTNSIINVGVIFIGGKDDREALSLAKWMGQNSRVCLTVIRFLSGQELDKSKNWDYLVDDEVLNDLKATYSLANNFNYMEKVVNGGPAVATTVRLVAEDHDLMIVGRDHEDYSLDLTGLAQWMELPELGVIGDLLASKDLRARVSVLVVQQQQQHG; encoded by the exons atgACCGATTCTCAAGCACTAGTTCCTGGGCCTTCACCGCCTCATAGCAAAGCTGAAATTTGTTACGGAGCTACTTTTTTCAACATCTCTTCTTATGGAATCAtggaaaaatatgaaactcCTACTGTTATCTTCGGATATGCATTGCCTCTCCTTGAGCTGCAGATCATTCTCATCTTCGTTTGCATCGTCTTATCTCATATGTTCCTCAGACGTATTGGCATACCACGGTTCGTCTCCAACATACTT GCTGGTTTGATTCTTGGACCTCAGCTGCTTGATCTTCTGGAGTATTCATCGGACCGATTATCGTTAGACATCCCCGGAAACGTAGCGTTGGAAGGTGTGGCCAGGCTTGGGTTGGTAATGTTCACGTTCTTAATGGGCGTGAAGACCAACAAGAGAGCGGTGTATCAAATCGGTAAACGTCCGATAGTAATCGCGGTTTCGTCCTTTTTCGTGACTATGATCAGCGGGTTAGCCTTCAGAAACTTCCGTCTCGACAAGGTCGACCCTCTTTATATGCCTCTGAGGCTAGCCCCAACAGAACGCTCCGTGATTGTATCGATTCAAGCAGTAACGCTGTTACCGGTCATAACCCACCTCGTATATGAGCTGAAGATGTCAAACTCCGAGCTCGGCCGCATCGCCATATCTACAGCCGCCGTCAGCGATTTCCTTGGATTTCTCACTCTAGTATGCATCTCCTACGTTGGAACATACAG GTATGTATCGCCCGGAATAGCCAACCGCGACATAGTGGCATTGATCATCTTAGTCCTTGTGATCCTATTCATCTTCAAGCCAATGGCACAACGAATAGTGGACATGACCCCAGAAGGCAAGCCCGTACCGAAAGTCTACTTATACGTAACAATCCTGACCGCAATCGCCGCGAGTATATACTTAAGTGTTTTCAACCAAATGTACATTCTAGGAGCTTTATTGGTGGGGTTGGCAATCCCAGACGGTCCGCCTCTGGGATCTGCGTTAGAGGCAAGGTTCGAGAGCTTGGttacaaacatatttttccCTATTTCAATCGCGGTCATGGCGATGAAAGCTGACGTTGTAAGAGCATTGTATTCGTTCGATGACATTTCCTTTAACATACTTCTACTGGGTCTTACAGTGGTAGTGAAATGGACTGCCTCTTTTGTACCTTGCTTGATCTTCTGCGAGTTACCTACTAGAGAATCCGTTATCATCGCCACTATCATGAACTATAAGGGTTTTGTTGACTTATGCTTCTTCGATGTCGCCTTAAGAAGAAGG AATTTGTCGCGAGCAACGTACACGGTCATGATTATTTACGTGCTATTGAACGCGGGGATTTTGCCTACGATTATAAAAGCACTATATGATCCAAAGAGGAAGTATATTGGATATGTCAAGAGAGACATTATGCATCTTAAAACAAACTCAGATCTCAAGATTCTAACTTGTTTGCACAAGCCTGACAACATCTCAGGTGCGATCTCGCTACTTGAATTGCTTTCCTCGCCGCTAAACAACGATAACAAAGACAGAGGAGTCATTGCTGTCACGGCGTTACACCTAGTGAAACTCGCAGGACGTACGTTTCCCATCTTGATACCTCATGACAAGCGGTCTAAAGCGCGGTTGCTTCAAAACTCTTACATACAAACAATGATGCTCGCGTTCACCGAGTTTCAACAAGAGAATTGGGAATCTACCACTGTTAGTTCCTTCACAGCTTATTCTCATGAGAACCTAATGGATCAAGACATTTGCAATCTTGCTTTAGACCACCTCACATCGATGATCATTGTCCCTTCGGGACGAAAATGGTCACCCGATGGAGAATATGAATCAGACGATATTATGATCAGACGTGTTAATGAATCTCTCCTTGACCTCGCTCCATGTTCTGTCGGCATACTTAACTACCGAGGATATAATAAAGGTAAGAAAAAGACCAACAGTATCATTAACGTTGGTGTGATCTTCATTGGTGGTAAAGATGATCGTGAGGCGCTTTCCCTTGCGAAATGGATGGGACAGAACTCGAGAGTGTGTCTTACTGTTATCAGATTTTTGTCTGGTCAAGAACTAGATAAGTCCAAGAATTGGGATTACCTTGTTGACGACGAGGTCTTGAATGATTTGAAAGCGACATATTCATTGGCCAACAATTTTAACTATATGGAGAAGGTAGTCAACGGTGGACCTGCGGTGGCCACCACCGTTAGATTGGTGGCGGAAGACcatgatttgatgattgtaGGAAGAGATCACGAAGATTATTCGCTGGACTTAACAGGGTTGGCACAGTGGATGGAGCTTCCGGAGTTAGGAGTCATCGGAGATTTGCTTGCATCCAAAGATTTAAGAGCTAGGGTTTCTGTTTTAGTagttcaacaacaacaacaacatggaTGA
- a CDS encoding CHY-type/CTCHY-type/RING-type Zinc finger protein → MDMGFHENEQNQEFANLMEIGSGHYGCSHYRRRCKIRAPCCDEIFDCRHCHNEAKDSLHIEQHHRHELPRHEVSKVICSLCETEQDVQQNCSNCGVCMGKYFCSKCKFFDDDLSKKQYHCDECGICRTGGEENFFHCKRCRCCYSKIMEDKHQCVEGAMHHNCPVCFEYLFDSTRDITVLRCGHTMHLECTKDMGLHNRYTCPVCSKSICDMSNLWKKLDEEVAAYPMPKMYENKMVNQN, encoded by the exons ATGGATATGGGTTTCCATGAAAATGAGCAAAATCAAGAATTTGCGAATCTAATGGAGATTGGATCTGGGCATTACGG gTGTTCACATTATAGAAGACGATGCAAGATTAGAGCACCATGTTGTGATGAGATTTTTGATTGCAGACATTGCCACAACGAAGCTAAG GATTCTCTTCATATTGAACAGCATCATAGACATGAGCTTCCTCGACATGAAGTTTCAAAG GTCATATGCTCGCTTTGTGAGACAGAACAAGAC gTTCAGCAAAACTGCTCCAATTGTGGTGTATGTATGGGGAAGTACTTCTGTTCAAAATGCAAGTTCTTCGACGATGAT CTTTCCAAGAAGCAATATCACTGTGATGAGTGTGGGATTTGCAG GAccggaggagaagaaaactttttccATTGCAAAAGATGCC gATGTTGCTACTCCAAAATTATGGAGGACAAACACCAATGTGTTGAAGGCGCTATGCATCACAATTGCCCGGTTTGTTTTGAG TATCTGTTTGATTCAACAAGAGATATCACTGTCCTACGATGTGGTCACACTATGCATCTAGAATGCACGAAAGATATGGGGCTACATAACCG ATACACATGCCCTGTATGCTCCAAATCCATATGTGACATGTCTAATCTGTGGAAGAAACTTGATGAAGAG GTTGCTGCATACCCAATGCCAAAGATGTATGAAAACAAGATGgtaaaccaaaattaa
- a CDS encoding CHY-type/CTCHY-type/RING-type Zinc finger protein (CHY-type/CTCHY-type/RING-type Zinc finger protein; FUNCTIONS IN: zinc ion binding; EXPRESSED IN: 25 plant structures; EXPRESSED DURING: 14 growth stages; CONTAINS InterPro DOMAIN/s: Zinc finger, CHY-type (InterPro:IPR008913), Zinc finger, CTCHY-type (InterPro:IPR017921), Zinc finger, RING-type (InterPro:IPR001841), Zinc finger, C3HC4 RING-type (InterPro:IPR018957); BEST Arabidopsis thaliana protein match is: CHY-type/CTCHY-type/RING-type Zinc finger protein (TAIR:AT5G25560.1); Has 1807 Blast hits to 1807 proteins in 277 species: Archae - 0; Bacteria - 0; Metazoa - 736; Fungi - 347; Plants - 385; Viruses - 0; Other Eukaryotes - 339 (source: NCBI BLink).), giving the protein MDMGFHENEQNQEFANLMEIGSGHYGCSHYRRRCKIRAPCCDEIFDCRHCHNEAKDSLHIEQHHRHELPRHEVSKVICSLCETEQDVQQNCSNCGVCMGKYFCSKCKFFDDDLSKKQYHCDECGICRTGGEENFFHCKRCRCCYSKIMEDKHQCVEGAMHHNCPVCFEYLFDSTRDITVLRCGHTMHLECTKDMGLHNRYTCPVCSKSICDMSNLWKKLDEEVAAYPMPKMYENKMVWILCNDCGSNTNVRFHLIAHKCSSCGSYNTRQTQRGSDSHSCSSGMPQVVGSTG; this is encoded by the exons ATGGATATGGGTTTCCATGAAAATGAGCAAAATCAAGAATTTGCGAATCTAATGGAGATTGGATCTGGGCATTACGG gTGTTCACATTATAGAAGACGATGCAAGATTAGAGCACCATGTTGTGATGAGATTTTTGATTGCAGACATTGCCACAACGAAGCTAAG GATTCTCTTCATATTGAACAGCATCATAGACATGAGCTTCCTCGACATGAAGTTTCAAAG GTCATATGCTCGCTTTGTGAGACAGAACAAGAC gTTCAGCAAAACTGCTCCAATTGTGGTGTATGTATGGGGAAGTACTTCTGTTCAAAATGCAAGTTCTTCGACGATGAT CTTTCCAAGAAGCAATATCACTGTGATGAGTGTGGGATTTGCAG GAccggaggagaagaaaactttttccATTGCAAAAGATGCC gATGTTGCTACTCCAAAATTATGGAGGACAAACACCAATGTGTTGAAGGCGCTATGCATCACAATTGCCCGGTTTGTTTTGAG TATCTGTTTGATTCAACAAGAGATATCACTGTCCTACGATGTGGTCACACTATGCATCTAGAATGCACGAAAGATATGGGGCTACATAACCG ATACACATGCCCTGTATGCTCCAAATCCATATGTGACATGTCTAATCTGTGGAAGAAACTTGATGAAGAG GTTGCTGCATACCCAATGCCAAAGATGTATGAAAACAAGATG GTATGGATTCTCTGCAATGACTGCGGCTCAAACACGAACGTTCGGTTTCATTTGATCGCGCATAAATGCAGTAGCTGTGGTTCCTACAATACAAGACAGACACAGAGAGGCTCTGATAGTCACTCTTGCTCCTCTGGAATGCCTCAGGTTGTTGGTTCAACCGGTTAA
- a CDS encoding enabled-like protein (DUF1635) (Protein of unknown function (DUF1635); CONTAINS InterPro DOMAIN/s: Protein of unknown function DUF1635 (InterPro:IPR012862); BEST Arabidopsis thaliana protein match is: Protein of unknown function (DUF1635) (TAIR:AT3G44940.1); Has 97 Blast hits to 97 proteins in 15 species: Archae - 0; Bacteria - 0; Metazoa - 1; Fungi - 0; Plants - 96; Viruses - 0; Other Eukaryotes - 0 (source: NCBI BLink).) translates to MDNQSNALLGWPYYSHAKTTEEIRQSLLYTTLELDQTKMFAYEEIRKRDEQLIHLKDILTKTIKERDEALEKCQRLMFDSHSLQQQKHMTPPLSGASSIEDEQVQPQQLRSNKSFSSSDCEESIMSPTDHIMNPPPCQLEEVSGTEIIMDPLLQDKPLPEKGKLLQAVIKAGPLLQTLLLAGPLPQWRHPPPPLKSFEIPPVTVQCPIVNNGCGKFNRKRVFSDGSYSEAKYQKVLLQ, encoded by the exons ATGGATAACCAAAGCAATGCTCTTCTTGGTTGGCCTTACTACTCTCACGCAAag ACAACAGAAGAAATAAGACAGTCTCTACTGTACACAACACTAGAGCTGGACCAAACAAAGATGTTTGCTTATGAAGAAATAAGGAAAAGAGACGAGCAATTGATCCATCTCAAAGACATCTTAACCAAAACCATCAAAGAAAGAGACGAAGCTCTCGAGAAATGTCAGCGTCTCATGTTCGATAGCCACTCGCTTCAGCAGCAAAAGCATATGACTCCTCCTTTATCTGGAGCTTCAAGCATTGAAGACGAACAAGTGCAGCCTCAACAACTAAGATCCAACAAGAGCTTCTCATCTTCTGATTGCGAGGAGAGCATTATGTCACCAACTGATCATATCATGAATCCACCACCATGTCAGCTTGAAGAAGTCTCAGGAACTGAGATTATCATGGATCCATTGTTGCAAGACAAGCCACTGCCTGAGAAGGGTAAGCTTTTACAAGCTGTTATTAAGGCAGGGCCTTTACTTCAGACACTGCTCTTAGCTGGTCCATTACCTCAATGGCGCCATCCGCCACCGCCTCTCAAGAGCTTCGAGATCCCTCCGGTCACAGTCCAATGCCCAATTGTCAACAATGGATGTGGGAAGTTCAACAGGAAAAGAGTATTCTCAGATGGATCCTATTCAGAAGCTAAGTATCagaaagttcttctccaatga